TCAAAATTTGTCAACAAAAGTAGCATGAAGATGATATTTTTCTTAactttcccaaaaaggaaactttattcGTTATTTTTGCCAAAAATTTGTAGAACGAGATTTTATGAAAAACTCTTGTTTTAGATGTCTTACAAAGTCATTTAAAGCATGAATGTGTATTCAAAACGTTTACTACCAACATATTTCTTGATTTTGATCCTTTCCAGAAATGGAAACTTTATCCAAGAAATATTTTGAAaatttattttcttagttttaaatgGTTTCTCatattttactagcatgcatgtTCATAAAAATTCATGTTCATTCCTTTGTTGATGAATCTTGGTTGATCCTACATGCATGTATGTAGATCATATTTTTGAGTAGAAATAACCAAGATTCAAATTTATTAGGCTTGATTCTCCAAGTTCATCTCTTAATCATAGAAAAATCATGTTTAAAAATAATGATTTTTAGTTGTTTCTTGTTATTTTTCAAGTGGGTTTATGATGAACTTGTAAAAGAATCAAAAATAAAAGTGAAACTAGTATGTTATTCTTACAATTTTTGCAAAGAAACAAAGATGATGATAAGAAATCTTGTTGATCCAAAGCTTCAAGTTCCACCCGAAGGCTCCAACTAGCTTTTCTAAACACCATTGAAGATTGTTTCATCCATAGACTTCCATAAGTGCATGAATTCTTGTATTTGAAAATTGAAATGAAGTTGGTGTGAGGGGTGTTTGGGTTACACGATTTTGGAGAGAGAGGGTAAGGAAATGGATGGTTTTTGGTGTATGTTGGAATTGTGAAATGGTGGAGTGTAAGTATTAACTTGAATCATGACTCTTCCACTAATCATAATATTAGAGTTCCAACACAACAATAGAGATGAGTAGGCCAAAAAGGGGGTCCCATATTTTCGAAATCAGCTAGGGAGGGAGGTTTatttgctgaatttttttttataaaaatattgtttatgaataacttttaagtattttttataactttgatattttatataaaaatatctacAAGGTTTTAAGCTCTAATATTTTAAAGTAGTGTGATACTAGGTAAAACTAGTTCACCAAaatttttagtttgtaattcgggTGAAAAAGTCGGTTCGGGTCCTGTACCGGGTTAAATACTAACACCGTGTTTTGTTTAGATACATACATTACAAAAATTATTTGTGCACATGTTTTATTATCCAAATAATTAATCCAACTTTTTGGactaaaaattttattatttttgacacTGTTCCGGTACCGGCTTTGCTGACTGGCAGTTTACTGAACTAGCCGTGCGGCTTAACGCAATAAGATTCGATTGCGGATTTTGTGACGTTTCTAATAcccattatattatttatgtcaaataatatttattttggGTTTTTCGGACAGTTACTGTTTCGTTCTGCGGAATGCTGTATATTTACGTAGGATTGCTGCATTTTTCTGCGGACTTGGACAATTTGGTTTTTAGTTggaattttgtaaataataaggAACATATTATTTTTGTACAAATATTTTTATAGAATATTTGTGTAGACATAACTGTATGTCTTGTTTTCATTGTGTCAGACTGTACCGCGACTAGTACTGACAAGTATCGTTTATTCGCGTTCCTATTGTTAGTCTAGGATATTGTTTCTAATCGCAACGGATTCGTTATCATAATTCACTATGATTTTTGTAATTCCAAGACTCTCAAGACAATTTAATTAAAATTAAGTCAAATACGCGAAAATAATAGTCGAAATAGTTATTCAAGTTGTACGAAATTACCGGAATTTTGCcgattgtcacattctccccctgttaaagaaaacttcgtcccgaaattttaagctgcGTCACTTCTTTGTTGGGACTTTCTTAAAAAAATGAGGGTATTTCTTTTTGATTTCCTCTTttcgttcccatgtgaactcggGTCCTCGTTTCGAGTTCCATCGGACTTTGATTAGTTTGATTCGACTTCTCCTTGTTTTGTGAATCTTTGAATCTagaacctcaacaggttcttcgatGAAATTGAGCTTTTCGTCTACATGGATTTCGTCCGGGGGAATGATAAGTGATTCATCCGAAAGACACTTTTTCAAATTCGACACATGAAAAGTGTCATGGACGTTACTGAGCGTTTCAGGCAGCTTTAACTTGTAGGCGACGTTTCCAATCTTTTCCAAGATCTCataaggtcctatgtatctcgggatAAGCTTCCCTTGCTTACcgaatctagctacgcctttccacggtgagacttttAGCAACACCTTGTCTCCAACCTCAAAAAACAACGGTTTGCAGCGTCtgtccgcgtagcttttctgtctgtctcgagccgccttaatacggtctcgaattttgaatattttATCGGTAGTTTCTGGAACTAACTCAGGACCTAACATTTGTTTGTCGCCTAGTTCTGCCCAGCGTAGCGGAGATCGACACTTACGGCCATATaatgcttcgaatggtgcggctttaataccgtgtgataactgttattgtatgagaactccactaaaggcaaGTGAGTGTCCCAATTTCCACCTAAGTCCATCACACAAGCACGCAACATATCTTCTAGATTTTGAATTGTGCGTTCACTTTGACCATCAGTTTGGGGATGAAAGGTTGTGCTCAAATTTAATTGGGATCCAAAGGCCTTTTGAaaagactgccaaatccttgatataaAACGACCGTCTCGGTCAGAGATTATCGACACAGGTACACCATGTCTTGCTACAATTTCTCTGAGATAGATTTCAACTAACTTCTCAGTACTATATTTCTcacggataggtaagaagtgagctgacttggttaatcggtcgaCGATTACCCAAATCATGTCATGACCACGGGAAGTTCTGGGTAATTTAGTTACAAAATCCATAGAAATATGTTCTGATTTCCAATTAGGGATTTCGGGTTGTTGTAGCAATCCAGAAGGTTTTTGGTACTCGGCCTTAACTTTAGCACATGTTAGACATTTTCCAACATATGTCGCAATATCACCTTTGATATTAGGCCACCAATAAAATTCCATgagatcgtgatacatcttatctgctccaggatgtaTCGAATATTTGGATTTATGAGCCTCGTCAAGAATTAGGTCTCGAAGACCACCAAAACGAGGAATCCAAATTCTATTCATGAAATATAAGGCTCCGTTCTCTTTTGGCTCTAGTTGTTTTTCCATACCTCTAAGCATTTCTGCTTtgacattttctgattttaaTGCTTCCTGCTGAGCATCATGAATTCGAGAGGTAAGGTCGTTATGAATTGTGAGTCTTAATGATCGCACGCGCAAAGGTTTAACTCCTTCTTTCCGACTTAATGCATCCGCAACAACGttcgctttgcccggatgatatttgatctcacaatcatagtcattcaacaattcgacccatcgtctttggcgcatatttaactctttctggttaaatatatgttgaagactcttgtgatccgtgaATATCGTGCATTtagtaccataaagataatgACGCCAAATTTTTAGTGCAAATACCACTGcacctaactctaggtcatgtgtggtatagttcctttcgtgtattttaagttggcgtgatgcataTGCAATAACCTTCTCCctttgcattaacacgcatcctAACCCTTGTCGTGaggcgtcacaatagactatgaAATCATCCGTACCGTCTGGGAGTGACAGAATTGGGGCATTACAGAGTTTGTCTTTAAGCAGTTGAAAAGCTGCTTCTTGTTTctctccccattcaaatttcttatctTTTTGAGTGAGAGAAGTGAGGGAttgtgcaatctttgaaaagttttcaatgaaccttcgataatatcCAGCCAATCCCAGGAATTGACGTATTTTAGTCGGTGTTTTTGGTGCATTCCAATTCTTTATGGCCTCAATTTTTGATGGATCAACGTGTACGCCTCTCTCGTTGACTACGTGTCCGAGAAATtgaacttcgcgaagccaaaattcgcatttggaaaatttcgcatacagttTCTCCTTTTTCAACAACTCAAGGATAGTTCTAAGATGGTGCTCGTGTTCACTCTTGTTTCGTGAATATATCAatatatcatcgatgaacactatcacgaatttgtcaaggtaag
Above is a window of Helianthus annuus cultivar XRQ/B chromosome 14, HanXRQr2.0-SUNRISE, whole genome shotgun sequence DNA encoding:
- the LOC118486445 gene encoding uncharacterized protein LOC118486445; this encodes MLHKDRFGITSCHKKGTEKAKENQGESASHDNKRKFSQFKKGSQSGNKKKENPPKKSGKAFVAAAETESKGYAGSAPKCNRCGFHHTDFSFISLEFKDMLGLKSTKLDVPFTIELTNGKVIETDKIIKGCSLELGGQKFKIDLMPVQLGSFDIVVGMDWLSNNQADVVCYDKIIRIPLPNNETLLVHGEKNEIPLRIISCMKTRKCLRKGCIAFLAHIVDKIAKELKLVEIPVVKELPEVFPGDFSGIPPQRQVEFRIDLIPGAAPVEALKSENVKAEMLRGMEKQLEPKENGALYFMNRIWIPRFGGLRDLILDEAHKSKYSIHPGADKMYHDLMEFYWWPNIKGDIATYVGKCLTCAKVKAEYQKPSGLLQQPEIPNWKSEHISMDFVTKLPRTSRGHDMIWVIVDRLTKSAHFLPIREKYSTEKLVEIYLREIVARHGVPVSIISDRDGRFISRIWQSFQKAFGSQLNLSTTFHPQTDGQSERTIQNLEDMLRACVLLKVSPWKGVARFGKQGKLIPRYIGPYEILEKIGNVAYKLKLPETLSNVHDTFHVSNLKKCLSDESLIIPPDEIHVDEKLNFIEEPVEVLDSKIHKTRRSRIKLIKVRWNSKRGPEFTWERKEEIKKKYPHFFKKVPTKK